Within Topomyia yanbarensis strain Yona2022 chromosome 2, ASM3024719v1, whole genome shotgun sequence, the genomic segment CCATGGTACCTCAAAATGGAGACGCCTAGctttttgtgatattttcaatACCTTAAAATGTCTTTGTTTGGGGGAGGATTGATTTTTGAAGAAACTCTCTCATGACTCGCCATAGGTCATACACTGAGGAATGTGTATTAGTTAGTATTTCTAGAATACACATATAACAAATGTTattcatcaaatttaaaaaattattttagattagattctgtgaaatttttctgaGTGCTGCGGATACTCGTATCAGTCTAATGGCTTTGAAATTTTATTGGTCTGCTGAGTTTCTCGACTAAaaatatgatttaaaattttccaCAAAGCTTTGACGAAGCTTATAGAAGGTCGAACGATATGATATGTTGTTCCTTTTACATAATTCTAGTACACATTCTTAGTTTTAAATGTGACAAGACCTAGATTAAGGAATTTTggaaatgttcaacaaaaaaacacatatttcaatatattcactagtaacaattgaagtgttATACCGTTCACttgtgtgctataaaacttcaattgttacttgggttacgCCGCATATTTTGTGTTTTGTTGCGAACTATATCCTTTTTACACCATGAACTGTTCTTGGATAAGAGAACTAATTATTGATTATTATCAAAGCAAGATTTGTTGTTTGCTGAACACATTTAAGTGTATTCAAAATTACGAAAAGAATGAAAAAAGTATGATATTAGATGAAATTGGAATCTACCAAATGGCAATCGGCCAAATGGCAATCGGCCAAATGGCAATCGGCCAAATGGCAATCGGCCAAATGGCAATCGGCCAAATGGCAATCGGCCAAATGGCAATCGGCCAAATGGCAATCGGCCAAATGGCAATCGGCCAAATGGCAATCGGCCAAATGGCAATCGGCCAAATGGCAATCGGCCAAATGGCAATCGGCCAAATGGCAATCGGCCAAATGGCAATCGGCCAAATGGCAATCGGCCAAATGGCAATCGGCCAAATGGCAATCGGCCAAATGGCAATCGGCCAAATGGCAATCGGCCAAATGGCAATCGGCCAAATGGCAATCGGCCAAATGGCAATCGGCCAAATGGCAATCGGCCAAATGGCAATCGGCCAAATGGCAATCGGCCAAATGGCAATCGGCCAAATGGCAATCGGCCAAATGGCAATCGGCCAAATGGCAATCGGCCAAATGGCAATCGGCCAAATGGCAATCGGCCAAATGGCAATCGGCCAAATGGCAATCGGCCAAATGGCAATCGGCCAAATGGCAATCGGCCAAATGGCAATCGGCCAAATGGCAATCGGCCAAATGGCAATCGGCCAAATGGCAATCACCCAAATGGCAATCGGCCAAATGGCAATCGGCCAAATGGCAATCGGCCAAATGGCAATCGGCCAAATGGCAATCGGCCAAATGGCAATCGCCCAAATGGCAATCGGCCAAATGGCAATCGGCCAAATGGCAATCGGCCAAATGGCAATCGGCCAAATGGCAATCGGCCAAATGGCAATCGACCAAATGGCAATCGGCCAAActcatcaaacgcaacactcgtgATATCAATGATGTGTATTGTCTAAAACCACtatacactgctggccaataaaataggtgtgagataaaaatacatgaaattttgagttttctctaaaaatatttttttattccaatattttatagttaggcacagtcgtaaatataaaaaagaacacctttatttgtaaattaattgTTATGCTTTACCGGAACTCTCTCTTCcccatgaaatccaaaaaagcacctggtcaatgaaataggtgtattgtaatccattgcattaaaatttttcaaatccaatgattttaagactttaatatttttaacaacTAGTAGCCTGTATAACCTCCCTTATTCgaccaaattttatccattcaccttggcattgagtcattcaaacgctgataagtTTCCGTTGGCATAGTGTACCATAccttttaagctgcttcccacaaacgacccttatttctgaaattttgaccggataacttctttttaagtacattccgtagattttCTACGGGATTAATAACAGGAAATTGGTAGGGTCCGAAATTGTAGTCACTTTattatcccgaaatcattcctttacatacGTCGATGTGTGTTTTCGGtcaatatcttgctgaaactgCCATATAAAGgcatgacatcctttaggatgtccatcctttagccttgcattcgaatcttgccattatagtggtGTTGCGAAAAATAGAACATGCGCCATTCCACGAAAAGTAGCCTcaaacctcattgttctcgcctccgtgctttaccatattttgcgtgtgtcgcagatcaaactttttgcactttggacgtctaacgtttcgttgtgcatcggaggaaaaTAGGTTTATCTTTGATTCGTCCTTCCTaaggatatgtcgccattttttgattccttctgaaccaggcccattaacggtgttgaaaaataaattgcttATTCCGGCGAAGTCTTTTGCTTCGCAATAGTGGAACCTTTTTAGCAATTCTTCCTGGAAGATTGGAGTTTTACAGCCTACggcgaactgttctcggacTTACCACATTTCCAATTTGTGCTGTAATAGTCCTGGATGGATCAGATTTCGCTAATAATGCAATACAatggtcagctgctgtagatgtttgctaagtttgaataggttgattgcatataaaacataagcttatttaccgaaaacttgcatacatttcaacatttgctgaaaatgtattttttttagattgtgtagagtttagacaacaattcaatatggttaacaacaagaataacatttcagaaactagttgatagctgatgtaattttgtctctagcaggtcaggatcggttttatgagcattggatttttgttgtattatcaactatatgaatagcctcttagcaggatgcaatgaatggcgtactaaaattttgtgtgctacgtactgcaagttgtgaggttgactaatgaataaaagtaaaattaatgctctataaatttttaacggtcacgatcacattcattcgaaactgccaaatttcgatgttaagtaatattgaagaatttcaaaacgtaaaactgctcatctgctgatagaataattttgacggttaatcctcctagaagtaattatagagaagaattactcttcaagcaaatttgggtctagacttaatgtctccagcaaagttttcgaaagtgctattttaaacaactttgtcaaagacataaatatcccacatattcagagtatcgaaatatagtagtagaaaacctttacaacaagctattctgaaattactgtatttgataaatctcttctgcggtaattaaataataaattcacattgcgttcaaggtgcctttgaagcttacaaaaaaaaataagggaactggacttaaaacaaataattcccagatattaaaaggactcaaaaacacaaagagtgattccattttcaggagctagcatcaattcggcgctagcttggtccgcccaccaagttagtatcggattttgatgagatgaagtcgaaacgcaagtttcagttccatccatccataatttagttataggttttgtgttctcaactcgcaatgattgtttcaaacaattttatccgtagcgcagaaaaaaatagttttcacctaaatttttcttcactaaggagaaatatagcatgtccagtccatttaaatccctatatgttgaattcatgtagccttcatatttttaacaaaattgtttgaaatgacattatcaaaaactttgctgaaggcaccatgtctcttaatatttttgaaaaattaattcaccataattacctcaatgagagttaatcactaaaatttctatatcaaagcaggcgctgttttatgttgatagtTGTTTTATGTAGATAGATCCTGAAGTTGTCAagccttcaaagtcaaggattattatattaggtgatcttgaacgttgaaaattttttagattatttatcccactttaaaagatcgcaatttttgacttcattgacatattatacaagaaaataatctatagaggtttgaaaactgttccatgttgatccttcttgtttgtagactggaatgacgtcTGTtcgactacttatgtttttgagttttcaataatttatcaaa encodes:
- the LOC131680730 gene encoding foot protein 1 variant 2-like gives rise to the protein MKLESTKWQSAKWQSAKWQSAKWQSAKWQSAKWQSAKWQSAKWQSAKWQSAKWQSAKWQSAKWQSAKWQSAKWQSAKWQSAKWQSAKWQSAKWQSAKWQSAKWQSAKWQSAKWQSAKWQSAKWQSAKWQSAKWQSAKWQSAKWQSAKWQSAKWQSAKWQSAKWQSAKWQSAKWQSAKWQSAKWQSAKWQSAKWQSAKWQSAKWQSPKWQSAKWQSAKWQSAKWQSAKWQSAKWQSPKWQSAKWQSAKWQSAKWQSAKWQSAKWQSTKWQSAKLIKRNTRDINDVYCLKPLYTAGQ